The following are from one region of the Hydrogenophaga sp. BPS33 genome:
- a CDS encoding O-antigen ligase family protein, with product MRTLNTQLSRWLLGASIYLTGWYYEGPALQAAQMGAICLLLMAAFFSVLSGDTLRIRPSLVEWTFGAAFIFAMLVAWVTGNVLSTMYGAMLLLVLVGMSMLVRHRTAGELIVVFRWAYVALVASVVLLEHQDLLASLTGNVEYGLGLVRYQPLGMHPNLSGLVYGGGALLFFQRFLAAPRPLQKAFALAMVAGCLCVLLAASARAGMLALAVAGATGFTLIALRGSRRSRLSLLLAVLAAVGFVLFKWTDIKEYLTLILDLESPTRGVDSGATGRTDIWRAGIELIFADGVRMLTGTGIRSALPERIGFPVESSYINLALEHGLLFGSLILLTFVATACRALTHGLRPGHARYQLFLAGLMVVFILAQSIFNRYLIGVGNPYSLWIFVLVLQLNLRPIAVARQAAQPARAPAFRQRPASPLASGRQTFSPLTPRQTTRMGA from the coding sequence ATGCGAACCCTGAACACGCAGCTCTCGCGCTGGCTGCTGGGCGCCTCGATCTACCTCACCGGGTGGTACTACGAAGGCCCGGCGCTGCAGGCCGCGCAGATGGGTGCGATCTGCCTGCTGCTGATGGCGGCCTTCTTCTCCGTGCTCTCCGGCGACACGCTGCGCATCCGTCCCAGCCTGGTGGAATGGACCTTCGGCGCGGCCTTCATCTTCGCCATGCTGGTGGCCTGGGTCACCGGCAACGTGCTCTCCACGATGTACGGCGCCATGTTGCTGTTGGTGCTGGTGGGCATGTCGATGCTGGTGCGCCACCGCACGGCCGGCGAGCTGATCGTGGTGTTCCGTTGGGCCTACGTGGCGCTCGTGGCCTCGGTGGTGCTGCTGGAACACCAGGACCTGCTCGCCTCGCTCACCGGCAATGTGGAGTACGGCCTGGGCCTGGTGCGCTACCAGCCGCTGGGCATGCACCCCAACCTGAGCGGCCTGGTGTACGGCGGTGGCGCGCTGCTGTTCTTCCAGCGCTTCCTGGCCGCGCCGCGCCCGCTGCAGAAGGCCTTCGCGCTGGCCATGGTGGCCGGCTGCCTGTGCGTGCTGCTGGCCGCCTCGGCGCGCGCCGGCATGCTGGCGCTGGCCGTGGCCGGTGCCACCGGCTTCACGCTGATCGCCTTGCGCGGCTCGCGCCGCTCGCGCCTGAGCCTGTTGCTGGCGGTGCTCGCGGCCGTGGGCTTCGTGCTCTTCAAGTGGACCGACATCAAGGAATACCTCACCCTCATCCTCGACCTGGAGTCGCCCACGCGTGGCGTGGACTCTGGCGCCACCGGGCGCACCGACATCTGGCGCGCGGGCATCGAACTCATCTTCGCCGACGGCGTGCGCATGCTCACGGGCACCGGCATCCGCTCGGCCCTGCCCGAACGCATCGGCTTCCCGGTCGAGAGTTCGTACATCAACCTGGCGCTGGAACACGGCCTGCTGTTCGGCTCGCTCATCCTGCTGACCTTCGTGGCCACGGCCTGCCGCGCGCTCACGCACGGCCTGCGCCCGGGCCATGCCCGCTACCAGTTGTTCCTGGCCGGCCTGATGGTGGTCTTCATCCTCGCGCAGTCCATCTTCAACCGCTACCTCATCGGCGTGGGCAACCCGTATTCGCTCTGGATCTTCGTGCTGGTGCTGCAGCTCAACCTGCGCCCCATCGCGGTGGCGCGCCAGGCCGCGCAGCCCGCGCGCGCCCCTGCGTTTCGCCAACGGCCTGCCAGCCCGCTGGCGTCCGGTCGCCAGACCTTCTCACCCCTGACCCCGCGTCAGACCACCCGGATGGGAGCTTGA
- a CDS encoding acyltransferase family protein, with amino-acid sequence MTRRQTDTTLMLFMATCLITLSHLDAFVPDPRIATGGAIGNALFFFLSGFGLTMSLNAGEPGNAAPSLLDYLRKRVLRLYPAAILVAIVMLAVGMIGIGGLADVVKTFVWPTPFWFISAVMVFYVPVFYLARLQPRGIAIAMALLLIPYGVFYSQLDLSRFVVEGDDYFKWINYFGITLMGCLVARLRLTPRVSLAAIVGLALSLLGFLVAKLTVFRFDMGELQFVFHVLLYPIIFFSYQVFAAEAVVQPVRATPFFPAIALLAGLTLEIYLTQTAWIHWLEAQNYPYGYAVLLPLALVPLVVFSVLTQWLSNRMAHGVSRLLPPVPV; translated from the coding sequence ATGACACGCCGACAAACCGACACCACGCTGATGCTGTTCATGGCCACGTGCCTGATCACCCTGTCGCACCTGGACGCCTTCGTGCCCGACCCGCGCATCGCCACGGGCGGTGCCATCGGCAACGCGCTGTTCTTCTTTCTCTCGGGCTTCGGGCTCACCATGAGCCTGAACGCCGGCGAGCCGGGCAACGCCGCGCCCTCGCTGCTGGATTACCTGCGCAAGCGCGTGCTGCGCCTGTACCCGGCGGCCATCCTGGTGGCCATCGTGATGCTCGCGGTCGGCATGATCGGCATCGGCGGCCTGGCCGACGTGGTGAAGACCTTCGTCTGGCCCACGCCGTTCTGGTTCATCTCGGCGGTGATGGTGTTCTACGTCCCGGTCTTCTACCTGGCGCGCCTGCAGCCGCGCGGCATCGCCATTGCCATGGCCCTGCTGCTGATCCCCTACGGGGTCTTCTACAGCCAGCTCGACCTGAGCCGCTTCGTCGTCGAAGGCGACGACTACTTCAAGTGGATCAACTACTTCGGCATCACCCTCATGGGCTGCCTGGTCGCGCGCCTGCGGCTCACGCCTCGGGTGAGCCTGGCGGCCATCGTGGGCCTGGCGCTGTCGCTGCTGGGGTTCCTGGTCGCCAAGCTCACGGTGTTCCGCTTCGACATGGGCGAGCTGCAGTTCGTCTTTCACGTGCTGCTGTATCCCATCATCTTTTTCAGCTACCAGGTGTTCGCCGCCGAAGCGGTGGTGCAGCCTGTGCGCGCCACGCCGTTCTTCCCGGCCATCGCGCTGCTGGCCGGCCTCACGCTGGAGATCTACCTCACGCAAACCGCGTGGATCCACTGGCTGGAAGCGCAGAACTACCCCTACGGCTACGCCGTGCTGCTGCCGCTGGCCCTGGTGCCGCTGGTGGTGTTCTCCGTCCTCACGCAATGGCTCTCCAACCGCATGGCCCACGGCGTCTCGCGCCTGCTGCCGCCCGTGCCGGTTTGA